The following nucleotide sequence is from Longimicrobiaceae bacterium.
GCCCGGACTTCTCCAGCTCCAGCCACACCTCGGTCGGAGTGCGTCCGCCCTTCTCCGCGATCTCGTCCACGCGGGCGTCGATCTCGTCCTGCGTGGCGCGCAGGCCCTGCGCGTCGGCCAGGTGCTCCACCACCATCATGCGCTTCAGCGACGCCTCTGCCTGGGGCCGCATAAGGCGCCGGTACTGCGAGAACTGTTCCTCCTGCTCGGCCGTGCGCTTGCGGCGCTTGGCCTGCTCCGTGCCCTCGCCCAGCATGTAGTCGAGGTACCGGTCCACCATCGAGTTGGGCACCTCGAAGGGGTTCGCCTCCACCACCTGCTGCATGAGCTGCCCGCGCACCTCGTCGCTCGCGCGGCGGGTGGCGTCGTCCTTCAGGTCGGCGAGCACGCGCTCGCGCAGCGCCGCCATGGTCCCGAACTCGCCCAGCGACGTCGCGAACTCGTCGTCCAGCTCCGGCAGGTGCCGGTTCTGCACGTCGATCAGGCGGATGTGCAGGTGCTGCTCCTGACCGCGCTGCTCCTCGTCGGGGAAGTCCTCGGGGAAGCGCACGTCGAAGTCGGCCTCGCCGCCCGCGGCCAGCGTGCGGATCGCCTCCTCCACGTCGGAGATCGCCTGACCCTCGCCCAGCACGAAGCGGTAGGGCCGGGGCTCCTCGGCGTCCTCGGCGGCGTCGCGGTCGCGGATCTCCACCGTCACCTGGTCGCCGAAGTCGGGCTTGGTGCCCTCGGGCGCGTCGTGCCAGTGGCCGCGCTCGCCGCGGAGGCGCTCCAGCACCGCGTCCACGTCCGCCTCGCCCGCGTCGGCAGCGGGGCGGGTGGCGCTGAAGCCGGCGAGCGTCTTGATCTCGACCGGCGGGTGGACCTCGAACTCCACGTCGAAGGTGAGGTCGGCTTCGGCGGCGTACTGCAC
It contains:
- the tig gene encoding trigger factor, translating into MAAETTDLRIDVQEPASWSRRLSITVPRERVQRVRRSVASQLAGNVRLPGFRKGKMPANLLEKQFGPQIEQETLDRVIQEAYKEALDSGEFQPITQGQVGNVQYAAEADLTFDVEFEVHPPVEIKTLAGFSATRPAADAGEADVDAVLERLRGERGHWHDAPEGTKPDFGDQVTVEIRDRDAAEDAEEPRPYRFVLGEGQAISDVEEAIRTLAAGGEADFDVRFPEDFPDEEQRGQEQHLHIRLIDVQNRHLPELDDEFATSLGEFGTMAALRERVLADLKDDATRRASDEVRGQLMQQVVEANPFEVPNSMVDRYLDYMLGEGTEQAKRRKRTAEQEEQFSQYRRLMRPQAEASLKRMMVVEHLADAQGLRATQDEIDARVDEIAEKGGRTPTEVWLELEKSGQLQVLENEITEDKVFTFLQSQNTVA